In the genome of Ensifer adhaerens, one region contains:
- a CDS encoding ATP-binding cassette, subfamily B, multidrug efflux pump translates to MLRYFENLIIPTAKETPGNPPEGILSFYWFFIRQAKGLFIMLLVASFLVAVTDAAIPIFMGRLVKALTTSAPELVIGNSQHLVFSLVILVLAVKPLVMAFQALVLNQAIAPGMTNLVRWQSHWHVIRQNLSFFQNDFAGRIGSRVLEVGFALRNSAVSVISVVWYLAALGLIGSLFLATASLWLVLPVLGWTLAYIGFLAFIVPKIRRGSRNIAYARSDMVGRIVDSYTNIMTVKLFARAEDEDAFVRESVDVHTGRMTTQHRWLSLFGIGLSLLSGLLIAGTASMAIWLWSNGKVGIDIVAIVLPMTLQISSISSRVALEISTIFEQLGTVHESMETIAQPIGLTDKPNAKPLVVKQGGIRFDDISFHYGRKGGIIENLTLDIKPGERIGLVGRSGAGKSTLVNLLLRFYDLESGRILIDGQNIADATQESIRRHVSVVTQDTSLLHRTIHENIAYGRSNATRAEVIAAAEQAHALEFIEHLTDWNGLTGFDAHVGERGVKLSGGQRQRIAIARVILKNAPILILDEATSALDSEVESAIQSSLENLMQDRTVIAIAHRLSTIAAMDRLVVLERGQIVEQGTHHELLALGGHYARLWDRQSGGFLDPEG, encoded by the coding sequence ATGCTCCGCTATTTCGAAAACCTCATCATCCCGACCGCTAAGGAGACCCCCGGCAATCCGCCCGAAGGGATTCTCAGCTTCTATTGGTTCTTTATCCGCCAGGCGAAGGGCCTCTTCATCATGCTGCTGGTGGCGAGCTTTCTGGTCGCCGTCACGGATGCGGCGATCCCGATCTTCATGGGCCGGCTAGTCAAGGCGCTGACGACGAGCGCGCCGGAACTGGTGATCGGCAACAGCCAGCATCTGGTCTTCAGCCTCGTCATCCTCGTACTCGCCGTCAAGCCGCTGGTCATGGCCTTCCAGGCGCTGGTGCTGAACCAGGCGATTGCGCCGGGCATGACCAACCTGGTCCGCTGGCAGAGCCACTGGCACGTCATCCGCCAGAACCTCTCCTTCTTCCAGAACGATTTCGCCGGACGCATCGGCTCGCGCGTGCTGGAAGTGGGCTTTGCGCTGCGCAACTCCGCCGTCTCGGTCATTTCCGTCGTCTGGTATCTGGCAGCGCTGGGGCTGATAGGATCGCTCTTTCTCGCGACCGCCAGCCTCTGGCTGGTCTTGCCCGTTCTCGGCTGGACGCTGGCCTATATCGGCTTCCTCGCCTTCATCGTGCCGAAGATTCGCCGCGGCTCGCGCAACATTGCCTATGCGCGCTCGGATATGGTCGGCCGCATCGTCGACAGCTACACGAATATCATGACGGTCAAGCTCTTCGCCCGCGCAGAGGACGAGGATGCTTTCGTGCGCGAATCGGTCGATGTGCACACCGGCCGCATGACGACCCAGCATCGCTGGCTCTCGCTCTTCGGCATCGGCCTTTCACTGCTCTCGGGTCTGCTGATTGCCGGCACGGCCTCCATGGCAATCTGGCTCTGGTCGAACGGCAAGGTCGGCATCGACATCGTCGCCATCGTGCTGCCGATGACCCTGCAGATTTCCAGCATCTCGTCGCGTGTAGCGCTCGAAATCTCGACCATCTTCGAACAGCTCGGCACCGTGCATGAGAGCATGGAGACCATCGCCCAGCCGATCGGCCTCACCGACAAACCGAATGCCAAGCCGCTTGTGGTCAAGCAGGGCGGCATTCGCTTCGACGACATCTCGTTCCACTACGGTCGCAAGGGCGGGATCATCGAGAACCTGACACTCGACATCAAGCCGGGCGAGCGCATCGGCCTTGTCGGGCGCTCGGGCGCCGGCAAGTCGACGCTCGTCAACCTGCTCTTGCGCTTCTACGATCTGGAATCGGGCCGCATCCTCATTGACGGCCAGAACATCGCCGATGCGACGCAGGAAAGCATTCGCCGCCATGTCTCGGTGGTCACGCAGGACACCTCGCTCCTCCACCGCACCATCCACGAGAACATCGCCTATGGCCGCAGCAATGCGACCCGCGCCGAGGTGATCGCGGCTGCCGAACAGGCCCACGCCCTGGAGTTCATCGAGCACCTGACCGACTGGAACGGGCTCACTGGCTTCGACGCCCATGTCGGCGAACGCGGCGTCAAGCTCTCCGGCGGACAGCGCCAGCGCATTGCCATTGCCCGCGTGATCCTCAAGAACGCGCCCATCCTGATCCTTGACGAGGCGACAAGCGCCCTCGACTCCGAAGTCGAATCCGCCATCCAGTCGAGCCTCGAAAACCTGATGCAGGATCGCACGGTGATCGCCATCGCCCACCGCCTCTCGACGATTGCGGCGATGGACCGCCTTGTCGTGCTGGAGCGCGGTCAGATCGTCGAACAGGGCACGCATCATGAATTGCTCGCGTTGGGCGGGCATTATGCCCGGCTCTGGGACCGGCAGTCGGGCGGGTTCCTGGACCCGGAAGGGTGA
- a CDS encoding dipeptide transport system ATP-binding protein, which translates to MVGRDKALLEISNLTVEFQTASGVFRAVDGVSLTCDKGEILAIVGESGSGKSVAMLAVMGLLPWTAKITADRMAFDGKDLARMSARERRKIIGKDIAMIFQEPMSSLNPCFTVGYQLGETLRLHMGLNRTERRARSIELLKLVGIPAPEDRLSNFPHQMSGGMSQRVMIAMALACNPKLLIADEPTTALDVTIQAQILELLVRLQRENGMALVLITHDMGVVAETAERVQVQYAGQKVEEQPVKALFADPHHPYTAGLLASLPERAIDGQRLPSIPGVVPGQFDRPPGCLFAPRCSFADAACQTKPPRQGPALGNALCFYPLLNGEPQRLGGAA; encoded by the coding sequence ATGGTAGGTCGTGATAAGGCGCTTCTTGAAATCTCCAACCTCACGGTGGAATTCCAGACGGCAAGCGGGGTGTTCCGCGCGGTCGACGGCGTTTCGCTGACCTGCGACAAGGGCGAGATCCTCGCCATTGTCGGCGAATCCGGTTCGGGCAAGTCGGTCGCGATGCTGGCCGTCATGGGTTTGCTCCCCTGGACGGCAAAGATCACCGCCGACCGCATGGCCTTCGACGGCAAGGACCTGGCGAGGATGAGCGCCCGCGAGCGCCGCAAGATCATCGGCAAGGACATTGCCATGATCTTCCAGGAGCCGATGTCGAGCCTCAATCCGTGCTTCACGGTGGGCTATCAGCTGGGCGAGACGCTCAGGCTCCACATGGGCCTCAACCGGACCGAACGCCGGGCGCGGTCGATCGAGCTTCTGAAGCTCGTCGGCATTCCCGCGCCCGAAGACCGGCTCTCCAACTTCCCTCACCAGATGTCGGGTGGCATGAGCCAGCGCGTCATGATCGCCATGGCGCTCGCCTGCAATCCCAAGCTCTTGATCGCCGACGAGCCGACGACGGCGCTGGACGTGACGATCCAGGCGCAGATCCTCGAACTGCTGGTGCGCCTGCAGCGCGAGAACGGCATGGCCCTGGTGTTGATCACCCATGACATGGGTGTGGTGGCCGAAACCGCTGAGCGCGTTCAGGTGCAATATGCGGGGCAGAAGGTGGAGGAGCAGCCGGTGAAGGCGCTGTTTGCCGATCCGCATCACCCCTATACCGCGGGCCTGCTGGCCTCGCTGCCGGAGCGCGCCATCGACGGGCAGCGACTGCCGTCGATCCCGGGCGTTGTCCCCGGCCAGTTCGACCGGCCGCCGGGCTGTCTCTTCGCGCCGCGCTGCAGCTTTGCGGATGCGGCCTGTCAGACGAAACCGCCGCGGCAGGGCCCGGCATTGGGCAATGCGCTCTGTTTCTATCCGCTGTTGAATGGCGAGCCGCAACGTCTGGGAGGTGCGGCATGA
- a CDS encoding dipeptide transport system substrate-binding protein — protein MKKLALLLAASALASAFATSAWSKTLVYCSEGSPEGFDPGLSESGTTFDASSKPVYNRLVEFKRGTTDVVPGLAESWTISPDGLVYTFKLRKGVKFQTTDYFTPTRDFNADDVIFTFDRMSNKDNPYHAYVNGGDYTYYADMSLPKLIKSWEKVDDNTVKLTLTTPNSPMLADLAMDFASIMSKEYADKLIADKNQIQLNQKPLGTGPFSFVAYQQDAVIRYKANPDYWGGKQKIDDLVFAITPDAAVRMQRLKAGECQVANAPSPADIPGLKADKSLTVMEQPGLNIGYLAYNTTQPPFDKAEVRKALNMAINKKAILEAVYPGIGEVAKNPIPPTMWSYDSKTEDDKYDPAAAKAMLEKAGVKDLKMKIWAMPVARPYNPNARRMAELIQADFAKVGVGVEIVTYDWTQYLKLAADPKHDGAVLAGWTGDNGDPDNFMTPLLSCDAVGSGNKAAWCDKEFSDVVKKAAEISDKAERTKLYEQAQAMFKAQAPWATIAHSLVVLPMSSKVKGYLQDPLGSHRFDDVDIEN, from the coding sequence ATGAAAAAATTGGCTCTTCTGCTGGCCGCTTCGGCGCTGGCCTCCGCCTTTGCAACCTCCGCCTGGTCCAAGACGCTGGTCTATTGTTCCGAAGGTTCGCCTGAAGGGTTCGATCCGGGGCTTAGTGAGTCGGGAACGACCTTCGATGCGTCCTCCAAGCCCGTCTACAACAGGCTTGTCGAGTTCAAGCGCGGCACTACCGATGTGGTTCCGGGGCTTGCTGAAAGCTGGACGATTTCGCCCGATGGGCTCGTTTACACATTCAAGCTGCGCAAGGGCGTCAAATTCCAGACGACGGATTACTTCACGCCAACGCGCGACTTCAATGCCGATGACGTGATCTTCACGTTCGACCGCATGAGCAACAAGGACAATCCCTACCACGCCTATGTCAATGGCGGCGACTATACCTATTATGCGGACATGTCCCTGCCCAAGCTCATCAAGTCCTGGGAGAAGGTTGACGACAACACGGTCAAGCTGACGCTGACCACGCCGAATTCGCCCATGCTTGCGGATCTGGCCATGGATTTCGCCTCGATCATGTCGAAGGAATATGCCGACAAACTGATCGCCGACAAAAACCAGATCCAGCTCAACCAGAAGCCGCTCGGTACCGGACCCTTCAGTTTTGTCGCCTATCAGCAGGACGCGGTCATCCGCTACAAGGCCAATCCCGATTATTGGGGCGGGAAGCAGAAGATCGACGATCTCGTCTTTGCGATCACGCCGGATGCGGCCGTGCGCATGCAGCGTCTGAAGGCAGGCGAATGCCAGGTGGCCAATGCCCCGTCTCCGGCCGACATCCCCGGTCTCAAGGCCGACAAGTCCTTGACGGTCATGGAACAGCCGGGTTTGAACATCGGCTATCTTGCCTACAATACGACGCAGCCGCCGTTCGACAAGGCCGAGGTCCGCAAGGCGCTGAACATGGCCATCAACAAGAAGGCCATTCTCGAAGCGGTTTATCCGGGCATTGGCGAGGTCGCCAAAAACCCCATTCCGCCGACCATGTGGTCCTATGACAGCAAGACGGAGGACGACAAGTACGATCCCGCCGCCGCCAAGGCGATGCTGGAAAAGGCTGGCGTCAAGGATCTGAAGATGAAGATCTGGGCCATGCCCGTTGCCCGGCCTTACAATCCGAATGCGCGTCGCATGGCGGAACTGATCCAGGCCGACTTCGCCAAGGTTGGCGTCGGCGTCGAGATCGTGACCTACGACTGGACGCAATATCTGAAACTGGCCGCCGACCCCAAGCATGACGGTGCCGTTCTTGCCGGCTGGACGGGCGACAACGGCGATCCGGACAACTTCATGACGCCGCTGCTGAGCTGCGATGCCGTGGGTTCTGGCAACAAGGCCGCCTGGTGTGACAAGGAGTTCAGCGACGTCGTCAAGAAGGCCGCGGAGATTTCCGACAAGGCCGAGCGTACGAAGCTTTACGAACAGGCACAGGCGATGTTCAAGGCACAGGCTCCGTGGGCAACCATTGCCCATTCGCTGGTTGTCCTGCCGATGTCCAGCAAGGTGAAAGGATACCTTCAGGATCCGCTCGGCTCGCACCGCTTCGACGATGTCGATATCGAAAACTGA
- a CDS encoding ATP-binding cassette, subfamily F, member 3 codes for MIRIENVSKSNSNRILYIEASAALNRGEKIGLVGPNGAGKTTLFRMITGEEQPDEGQISTEKGVTVGYFDQDVGEMSGRSAVEEVMAGAGPVSEIAAELHALEAAMVDPDRLDEMDEIIERYGEVQGRYEELDGYGLESRAREVLAGLSFSQEMMDGDVGKLSGGWKMRVALARILLMRPDVMLLDEPSNHLDLESLIWLENFLKGYDGALLMTSHDREFMNRIVNKIIEIDAGSLTSYSGDYEFYEGQRAQNEKQQQAQFERQQAMLAKELKFIERFKARASHAAQVQSRVKKLDKIERVEPPRRRQTVAFDFLPAPRSGDDVVNIKGVHKQYGSKIIYDGFDFMIKRRERWCIMGVNGAGKSTLLKLIASDTKPDSGTVTIGASVKLGYFAQHAMDVLTGDLTILQWLEERFPKAGQAPLRALSGAFGFTGDDVEKKCRVLSGGEKARLVMAAMLFDPPNFLVLDEPTNHLDLDTKEMLIKALQSYEGTMLFVSHDRHFLAALSNRVLELTPDGVHRYDGGYTEYVERTGQEAPGLRS; via the coding sequence ATGATTCGCATCGAAAATGTCAGCAAGTCGAACAGCAACCGCATCCTCTATATCGAGGCTTCCGCAGCCCTGAACCGCGGCGAAAAGATCGGCCTGGTCGGCCCCAACGGAGCGGGCAAGACAACACTTTTCCGCATGATAACCGGCGAGGAACAGCCCGACGAAGGCCAGATCTCGACGGAAAAAGGCGTGACCGTCGGCTATTTCGACCAGGATGTCGGCGAAATGTCCGGCCGCTCGGCGGTCGAGGAGGTCATGGCGGGCGCAGGCCCCGTGAGCGAGATCGCCGCCGAACTCCACGCGCTGGAGGCTGCCATGGTCGATCCGGACCGGCTGGACGAGATGGACGAAATCATCGAACGCTATGGCGAGGTGCAGGGCCGCTACGAGGAGCTCGACGGCTACGGGCTCGAAAGCCGTGCCCGCGAAGTGCTGGCCGGTCTTTCCTTTTCGCAGGAGATGATGGATGGCGATGTCGGCAAGCTCTCGGGCGGCTGGAAGATGCGCGTCGCGCTCGCCCGCATCCTGCTCATGCGCCCCGATGTCATGCTGCTCGACGAACCGTCGAACCACCTTGATCTGGAAAGCCTGATCTGGCTCGAAAACTTCCTGAAAGGTTATGACGGCGCGCTGCTCATGACCTCGCACGACCGCGAATTCATGAACCGCATCGTCAACAAGATCATCGAGATCGATGCCGGCTCGCTCACCTCCTATTCGGGCGACTATGAATTCTATGAGGGCCAGCGCGCCCAAAACGAGAAGCAGCAGCAGGCGCAGTTCGAGCGCCAGCAGGCCATGCTCGCCAAGGAACTGAAATTCATCGAGCGCTTCAAGGCACGCGCATCGCATGCGGCGCAGGTCCAGAGCCGGGTCAAGAAACTCGACAAGATCGAGCGCGTCGAGCCGCCGCGCCGCCGCCAGACGGTCGCCTTCGACTTTCTGCCCGCCCCGCGCTCCGGCGACGATGTCGTCAACATCAAGGGCGTGCACAAGCAATATGGCTCGAAAATCATCTATGACGGCTTCGATTTCATGATCAAGCGCCGCGAGCGGTGGTGCATCATGGGCGTCAACGGTGCCGGAAAATCGACGCTGCTGAAACTCATCGCCAGCGATACTAAGCCGGATTCGGGAACAGTCACGATCGGCGCGAGCGTCAAGCTCGGCTATTTCGCCCAGCATGCCATGGACGTGCTGACCGGCGACCTGACAATCCTGCAATGGCTGGAAGAGCGCTTCCCCAAGGCCGGTCAGGCGCCGCTGCGTGCGCTATCGGGCGCTTTTGGCTTCACGGGCGACGATGTCGAAAAGAAATGCCGCGTGCTTTCCGGCGGCGAAAAGGCCCGCCTCGTCATGGCCGCCATGCTCTTCGACCCGCCGAACTTCCTTGTCCTCGACGAGCCGACCAACCACCTCGACCTAGACACCAAGGAAATGCTGATCAAGGCGCTGCAGTCTTATGAAGGAACCATGCTCTTCGTCTCCCACGACCGCCACTTCCTGGCGGCGCTGTCCAACCGCGTGCTGGAACTGACGCCGGACGGAGTACATCGCTATGACGGCGGCTATACGGAATATGTCGAGCGCACCGGACAGGAAGCGCCGGGGTTGCGGAGCTGA
- a CDS encoding GTP-binding protein, which produces MKFLDEAKVYIRSGDGGAGAVSFRREKFVEFGGPDGGDGGRGGDVWVEAANGLNTLIDFRYQQHFKAGTGTHGMGRNRTGAKGAEVTLKVPVGTQIFEEDGETLIVDMVSEGQRFRLAAGGNGGFGNTHFKSPTNQAPQWANPGLPGEEKTLWLRLKLIADAGLVGLPNAGKSTFLSVVTRARPKIANYPFTTLHPNLGVATVDGREFIIADIPGLIEGAHEGTGLGDRFLGHIERTRVILHLVSAMEENAGKAYKTVKKELDAYGGGLTDKAEIVALSQIDVVDPAELKKKLASLKRASGQTPLAISAITGVGMREVQRELARIIDEARRADPGVQAATAAHGHSGRKPKQEPIYDEDDDGEDWDD; this is translated from the coding sequence ATGAAATTTCTGGACGAAGCCAAGGTTTACATCCGATCGGGTGACGGCGGCGCAGGCGCGGTGTCTTTCCGCCGCGAAAAATTTGTCGAATTCGGCGGTCCCGACGGCGGTGACGGCGGACGCGGCGGCGACGTGTGGGTGGAGGCCGCCAACGGCCTGAATACGCTCATCGATTTTCGCTATCAGCAGCACTTCAAGGCTGGCACCGGCACCCATGGCATGGGCCGCAACCGCACCGGCGCCAAGGGCGCGGAAGTGACGTTGAAGGTTCCGGTCGGCACGCAGATCTTCGAGGAAGACGGCGAGACGCTGATCGTCGACATGGTGAGCGAAGGCCAGCGTTTCCGGCTTGCTGCCGGCGGCAATGGCGGCTTCGGCAACACGCATTTCAAGTCGCCGACCAACCAGGCCCCACAATGGGCCAATCCCGGCCTTCCGGGCGAGGAAAAGACGCTCTGGCTGCGGCTGAAACTGATCGCAGACGCTGGCCTCGTCGGCCTGCCCAATGCCGGCAAGTCCACGTTCCTGTCGGTCGTCACGCGCGCCCGGCCGAAGATCGCCAACTACCCCTTCACGACGCTGCATCCGAATCTCGGCGTTGCGACCGTGGATGGCCGCGAATTCATCATCGCCGACATTCCGGGCCTGATCGAAGGCGCGCATGAAGGCACGGGCCTCGGCGACCGCTTCCTCGGTCACATCGAGCGCACCCGCGTGATCCTCCATCTCGTCTCCGCGATGGAAGAGAATGCGGGCAAGGCCTACAAGACGGTCAAGAAGGAGCTCGACGCCTATGGCGGCGGGCTGACCGACAAGGCCGAAATCGTCGCCCTCTCCCAGATCGACGTGGTTGATCCGGCGGAGTTGAAGAAGAAGCTCGCCTCGCTGAAACGCGCCTCGGGCCAGACACCGCTGGCCATTTCCGCCATCACAGGCGTTGGCATGCGCGAGGTGCAACGCGAACTCGCCCGCATCATCGACGAGGCCCGCCGCGCCGATCCGGGCGTTCAGGCGGCCACTGCCGCGCACGGCCATTCCGGCCGCAAGCCGAAGCAGGAACCGATCTATGACGAAGACGATGATGGCGAAGACTGGGACGATTGA
- a CDS encoding dipeptide transport system permease protein — translation MTDAADITLKRQSAMAEFWYYFTRSKGAVIGLLVFALVVFTAIFAPLISPHLPDVQNQSMILLPPAWMSGGTSSFLLGTDAVGRDILSRLIYGSRYSLFIGIVVVSIAVVSGVLVGLIAGYLGGWVDSAIMRVMDVILAFPSLLLALVLVAILGPGLMNAMIAIALVDLPHFVRLTRAAVMTEKNKDYVVGSRVAGAGWLRLMFITILPNCLAPLIVQATLAFSAAILDAAALGFLGMGAQPPTPEWGTMLAEAREFIQRAWWVVTFPGLAILITVLAINLMGDGLRDALDPKLKRS, via the coding sequence ATGACCGATGCAGCCGACATCACTCTCAAGCGCCAGTCCGCAATGGCGGAATTCTGGTACTATTTCACGCGTTCGAAAGGGGCCGTGATCGGGCTTCTTGTTTTCGCGCTGGTCGTTTTCACGGCCATTTTCGCACCGCTGATCTCGCCTCATCTGCCTGACGTGCAGAATCAGTCGATGATCTTGCTGCCGCCGGCCTGGATGAGCGGGGGAACCAGCTCCTTCCTGCTGGGGACTGACGCGGTCGGACGAGACATCCTCTCCCGTCTCATTTACGGATCGCGTTACTCGCTGTTCATCGGCATTGTCGTCGTATCGATTGCCGTCGTATCCGGCGTGCTCGTCGGGCTGATCGCCGGCTATCTGGGTGGTTGGGTCGACTCTGCGATCATGCGAGTCATGGATGTCATCCTGGCCTTTCCTTCGCTTCTCCTGGCGTTGGTGCTCGTGGCGATCCTCGGCCCCGGCCTCATGAATGCGATGATCGCCATTGCACTTGTCGATCTGCCGCATTTCGTTCGGTTGACGCGCGCGGCGGTGATGACGGAAAAAAACAAGGATTATGTCGTCGGCTCCCGCGTGGCCGGTGCCGGGTGGCTGCGCCTGATGTTCATCACCATCCTGCCGAACTGTCTCGCCCCGCTCATTGTGCAGGCGACGCTCGCCTTTTCGGCCGCGATCCTTGATGCGGCAGCGCTTGGCTTTCTTGGCATGGGCGCGCAGCCACCGACGCCGGAATGGGGGACGATGCTGGCGGAAGCCCGCGAGTTCATCCAGCGCGCCTGGTGGGTCGTCACCTTTCCGGGTCTTGCGATCCTCATCACGGTGCTGGCGATCAACCTCATGGGGGACGGCCTGCGCGATGCGCTCGATCCCAAGCTGAAGAGGTCGTGA
- a CDS encoding BA14K-like protein, producing MRTFLKVLAVSSALLVAAQAVPASAGDWGHRNNGDDMLAAGVAGLAAGVIAGAIVSGSQGPREVQTYEDVPQYRQRPVYDNGGDYGYRPARYNRIQPWTRDWYQLCEDRYDSFDPQSGTYIDGYGNERFCKIR from the coding sequence ATGCGTACGTTTCTGAAGGTTCTTGCGGTTTCGAGTGCCCTCCTGGTTGCGGCGCAGGCAGTCCCGGCATCTGCCGGCGATTGGGGCCATCGCAACAATGGCGATGATATGCTGGCGGCCGGTGTTGCCGGTCTTGCCGCGGGCGTGATTGCCGGCGCCATCGTCTCGGGATCGCAGGGGCCGCGCGAAGTGCAGACCTATGAGGACGTCCCGCAGTATCGCCAGCGGCCGGTTTACGATAATGGCGGAGATTACGGCTATCGTCCCGCCCGTTACAATCGTATCCAGCCCTGGACGCGCGACTGGTATCAGCTCTGCGAAGATCGCTATGACAGCTTCGACCCGCAGAGCGGCACCTATATCGACGGCTACGGCAACGAGCGCTTCTGCAAGATCCGCTGA
- a CDS encoding dipeptide transport system permease protein: MFGFFLRRLGLLIPTFIGVTFVSFLFIRLLPGDPIIAMAGERGVTAARYQELVHQFGFDKPMLLQYLDYLRGVLHGDLGTSITTKRPVLTEFRNLFPATLELSICAIILAVALGIPAGVVAAVRRGSWIDQTLMGTALVGYSMPIFWWGLLLIIFFSGYLGWTPVSGRISLMYFFPPVTGFMLIDSLLSGQQGAFSSAVSHLILPSIVLATIPLAVIARQTRSAMLEVLGEDYVRTARSKGLGPFRVIGIHALRNALIPVVTTIGLQIGVLMAGAILTETIFSWPGVGKWMVDAVFKRDYPVVQGGLLLIAGIIMIVNLLVDVAYGFINPRVRK; the protein is encoded by the coding sequence ATGTTCGGCTTTTTCCTAAGACGGCTCGGCCTTCTGATCCCGACCTTCATCGGCGTCACATTCGTTTCGTTTCTCTTCATCCGGCTGCTTCCGGGCGACCCGATCATCGCGATGGCCGGGGAACGTGGCGTTACGGCGGCACGGTATCAGGAGCTTGTCCACCAGTTCGGCTTTGATAAGCCGATGCTGCTGCAATATCTCGATTATCTGCGCGGCGTGCTTCACGGCGATCTCGGCACGTCGATCACCACCAAGAGGCCGGTCCTCACGGAGTTTCGCAATCTCTTTCCGGCCACGCTGGAATTGTCCATCTGTGCGATCATCCTTGCCGTTGCTCTGGGTATTCCCGCCGGTGTGGTGGCTGCTGTCAGGCGCGGTTCGTGGATCGACCAGACACTGATGGGAACGGCACTCGTTGGCTATTCGATGCCGATTTTCTGGTGGGGGTTGCTGCTCATCATCTTTTTCTCCGGCTATCTCGGCTGGACACCCGTTTCAGGCCGCATTTCCCTGATGTATTTCTTCCCGCCGGTGACGGGCTTCATGCTGATCGACAGCCTCCTTTCCGGACAGCAAGGGGCGTTTTCATCCGCGGTGAGCCACCTGATCCTCCCCTCCATCGTTCTGGCGACGATTCCGCTGGCGGTGATTGCGCGTCAGACGCGCTCGGCCATGCTTGAAGTCCTCGGCGAGGATTATGTGCGTACGGCACGTTCCAAGGGCCTCGGACCCTTCAGGGTCATCGGCATTCATGCGCTTCGAAACGCGTTGATCCCGGTCGTCACGACGATCGGTCTGCAGATTGGCGTTCTGATGGCGGGTGCCATCCTGACGGAAACGATCTTTTCCTGGCCCGGTGTGGGGAAATGGATGGTGGATGCGGTGTTCAAGCGCGACTATCCTGTTGTTCAAGGTGGGCTGCTGCTGATTGCGGGCATTATCATGATCGTCAACCTTCTGGTCGACGTGGCTTACGGGTTCATCAATCCGCGCGTGCGGAAGTAG
- a CDS encoding dipeptide transport system ATP-binding protein encodes MSDVVMEGRDLKRYYEAGRKLFKPAATVKALNGVSFKLERGKTLAVVGESGCGKSTLARLATMIETPSDGELTIGGKPALVGDASLRSRVQIVFQNPYGSLNPRQKVGDILEEPLKINSKLSAAERRAKVEDMMKRVGLRPEHYGRYPHMFSGGQRQRIAIARALMLNPDILVLDEPVSALDLSIQAQVLNLLMDLQEEMGLAYLFISHGLSVVKHISDEVMVMYLGRPVEEGAADQVFARPRHPYTAALLSATPVADPGREKTRISLTGELPSPLKPPSGCPFHPRCWKATDICKAEMPPLTGDAGHKFACHHPLD; translated from the coding sequence ATGAGCGATGTCGTGATGGAAGGCCGCGACCTCAAGCGGTATTACGAAGCGGGCCGCAAGCTCTTCAAGCCGGCCGCGACCGTCAAGGCACTGAACGGCGTAAGCTTCAAGCTCGAACGCGGCAAGACGCTGGCCGTGGTCGGAGAATCGGGCTGCGGGAAATCGACACTCGCTCGTCTCGCCACCATGATCGAGACGCCCTCGGACGGAGAACTTACCATTGGCGGCAAGCCGGCGCTGGTGGGCGATGCGTCTCTGCGCTCCCGCGTGCAGATCGTGTTCCAGAACCCTTATGGCTCGCTCAATCCGCGCCAGAAGGTCGGCGACATTCTCGAAGAGCCGCTGAAGATCAACTCGAAGCTTTCCGCGGCTGAACGCCGCGCGAAGGTCGAGGACATGATGAAGCGCGTGGGCCTTCGCCCCGAGCACTACGGGCGCTACCCGCACATGTTCTCCGGCGGCCAGCGCCAGCGCATCGCCATTGCTCGCGCGCTGATGCTGAACCCGGATATTCTGGTCCTCGACGAGCCGGTCTCTGCGCTCGATCTGTCGATCCAAGCGCAGGTGCTCAATCTTTTGATGGACCTGCAGGAAGAGATGGGGCTCGCCTATCTCTTTATCTCGCACGGACTTTCGGTGGTGAAGCATATTTCGGACGAGGTCATGGTCATGTATCTCGGCCGGCCAGTGGAAGAGGGTGCGGCTGACCAGGTCTTCGCCCGTCCTCGCCACCCCTATACGGCCGCGCTCCTGTCGGCGACCCCGGTCGCCGATCCGGGCCGCGAGAAGACCCGCATCAGCCTGACTGGCGAATTGCCGTCGCCGCTGAAGCCACCGTCCGGCTGTCCGTTCCATCCGCGTTGCTGGAAGGCGACGGATATCTGCAAGGCGGAAATGCCGCCACTGACGGGGGATGCGGGGCACAAGTTCGCCTGTCATCATCCGCTGGATTGA